In Nitratiruptor sp. YY09-18, a single window of DNA contains:
- a CDS encoding J domain-containing protein: protein MAIIHEALDVLGLPPMVSWHEINERYRTLAKKHHPDSGGDTQEMAKINWAYNILKEYVQNYRFSFSEEEILRQFPHAEYLKKFRF from the coding sequence GTGGCAATCATACATGAGGCTTTGGATGTGTTAGGTCTGCCGCCTATGGTCTCGTGGCATGAGATAAACGAGCGTTATAGAACGCTAGCGAAAAAACACCATCCAGACAGTGGTGGAGATACCCAGGAGATGGCTAAAATCAACTGGGCTTACAATATACTCAAAGAGTATGTGCAAAACTATCGCTTCAGTTTTAGTGAAGAGGAGATATTGCGACAATTCCCACATGCAGAATATCTAAAAAAATTTAGATTTTGA
- a CDS encoding spherulation-specific family 4 protein, translated as MHKLLLFIMSMYAFASEGILIPFYHYPSFNDAKIDRLIKLKREYPKVPVYVIINPNNGHFRKIEYNFAYAIKRLHDANFSVIGYVHTSYCKRPFKEVAADIKSWSKIYKPWGVKGVFVDEVNGSKECFDYYKKIAKEIKKVFDLVIFNPGTKSDESIAKLADITVVYESNQSINLCKSTEQKSAVLLHGIKDFSKSMQKIKDIEYIYITPHTFPNPWGEISDYLENTLQILEKEQHCFK; from the coding sequence ATGCATAAACTATTACTTTTTATTATGAGTATGTACGCGTTTGCTAGTGAAGGGATTTTGATCCCTTTCTATCACTATCCATCTTTCAATGATGCTAAAATCGATAGACTTATTAAGCTCAAAAGAGAGTACCCCAAAGTTCCAGTATATGTCATTATTAATCCAAATAATGGACATTTTCGCAAAATCGAGTATAACTTCGCCTATGCGATCAAACGGCTTCACGATGCAAATTTTAGTGTAATTGGCTATGTCCATACCAGCTATTGTAAGCGGCCATTCAAAGAGGTAGCTGCTGATATCAAGTCTTGGAGCAAGATCTATAAACCTTGGGGTGTAAAGGGAGTATTTGTTGATGAGGTAAATGGTAGCAAAGAGTGTTTCGATTACTATAAAAAAATTGCAAAAGAGATAAAAAAAGTTTTTGACTTAGTTATCTTCAATCCTGGTACAAAAAGTGATGAGAGTATTGCTAAACTTGCTGATATTACAGTCGTTTATGAGTCGAACCAGAGTATAAATCTTTGTAAATCCACAGAGCAAAAGAGTGCTGTGCTTCTCCATGGGATCAAAGATTTTTCAAAATCGATGCAAAAGATAAAAGATATTGAGTACATATACATTACTCCCCACACTTTTCCAAACCCATGGGGAGAGATTTCGGACTATTTAGAAAATACACTACAAATTCTTGAAAAAGAGCAGCACTGTTTCAAATAA
- a CDS encoding polyribonucleotide nucleotidyltransferase yields the protein MKCRFEFDMDNLKEIYEIGEVARQANGAVLLRSGKTVMLATVVMEKEPVEEDFMPLTVQYIEKSYAAGKIPGGFVKREQKPGDFETLTARIVDRALRPLFPKGFLYPTVITVMVLSADEQSDLQVLALKAASAALYISDIPIRTAVSGLRVAKIDGEIVFNPTLDELKESTLDLYLAGTKEDLLMIEMAAIGTYKPEVIPTTVDPFIDPTLAEEVVMIKEANAMPEEELANIIKEGKKLLQQECAEYENYFIESAKPMLKLELAPETINEDIWVYIDEIYKDEIKAAVTAMAKSERNELLKEIAKKIAQDDVAMEQGWDYETIYKVVEKYKRMIVRKMILEEGKRADGRGLKDVRPITIKTNILPSAHGSCLFTRGETQALVVCTIGEKSDAQMFEKLTSKGPEYEHFMVHYNFPPFSVGEAKPITAPGRRELGHGNLARRALEPVVDVPEDKTYRLVSEILESNGSSSMATVCGGALALRAANIDLVDLVAGVAMGLVVEEDKYAILTDIMGLEDHDGDMDFKVAGTHDGVTAMQMDIKLGGVKEEILKEALAQAKEARLHILSIMEEAEKEIVINEENLPSSETIFVHPSKIVDIIGQAGKTIKEIIEKFEVTVDIDREKGKVRVTGKNKPKVKAACEHIQSIASKPAPEPVKFEPGQILKGRIKRITNFGAFVELPGGVDGLLHISKLSSGRVEKVEDVVQEGDEVEVEILSQKGHKIELALKQVIKNA from the coding sequence ATGAAGTGTAGATTTGAATTTGATATGGACAATCTCAAGGAGATATATGAGATTGGAGAGGTTGCTCGCCAGGCTAATGGAGCTGTGCTGCTTCGCAGTGGCAAAACTGTGATGCTCGCAACTGTTGTCATGGAAAAGGAGCCGGTAGAAGAGGATTTTATGCCTCTGACAGTGCAATATATCGAAAAGAGTTATGCTGCAGGAAAGATTCCGGGAGGATTTGTAAAGCGTGAGCAAAAGCCAGGTGACTTTGAGACTCTTACTGCTAGAATAGTGGATAGAGCTTTGCGCCCACTCTTTCCAAAAGGATTTTTGTATCCGACAGTCATAACTGTTATGGTGCTGAGTGCAGATGAGCAGAGTGATTTGCAAGTTTTGGCTCTTAAAGCTGCAAGTGCAGCGCTTTATATTTCAGATATTCCAATAAGAACAGCTGTAAGTGGCCTGCGTGTAGCAAAAATTGATGGCGAGATTGTCTTTAACCCAACTCTTGATGAACTCAAAGAGAGCACCCTCGATCTCTATCTTGCTGGAACAAAAGAGGATCTTTTGATGATAGAGATGGCTGCGATTGGAACATATAAACCAGAAGTCATTCCAACGACAGTGGATCCTTTTATCGATCCAACGCTTGCTGAAGAGGTCGTGATGATCAAAGAGGCCAATGCGATGCCTGAGGAGGAGCTTGCAAACATTATCAAAGAGGGCAAGAAGCTCTTGCAACAAGAGTGTGCGGAGTATGAGAACTATTTCATCGAATCAGCAAAACCTATGCTCAAGCTCGAACTTGCTCCTGAGACTATCAATGAGGATATTTGGGTCTATATCGATGAGATTTACAAAGATGAGATAAAAGCTGCTGTGACAGCAATGGCAAAGAGTGAGCGCAATGAACTGCTCAAAGAGATTGCTAAAAAAATTGCACAAGATGATGTAGCTATGGAGCAGGGTTGGGACTATGAGACTATCTATAAAGTAGTTGAGAAGTATAAGCGCATGATTGTACGTAAAATGATCCTCGAAGAGGGCAAAAGAGCAGATGGACGTGGGCTCAAGGATGTTCGTCCAATCACAATCAAAACCAACATTTTGCCATCTGCGCACGGATCGTGCCTCTTTACTAGAGGTGAGACTCAAGCTCTTGTTGTCTGTACAATAGGAGAAAAGAGTGATGCACAGATGTTTGAAAAGCTCACAAGCAAAGGGCCAGAGTATGAACACTTCATGGTGCACTACAATTTTCCTCCATTTAGTGTGGGAGAAGCAAAACCTATAACAGCACCAGGCAGAAGAGAACTGGGGCATGGAAATTTGGCTAGAAGAGCGTTAGAGCCTGTAGTGGACGTGCCAGAAGATAAGACCTATCGCCTGGTCTCAGAGATTCTTGAGTCTAATGGTTCATCATCAATGGCAACAGTATGTGGCGGTGCTTTGGCATTACGTGCTGCAAATATCGATCTTGTAGATCTTGTTGCAGGTGTTGCTATGGGATTGGTTGTCGAAGAGGATAAGTATGCAATTTTGACTGATATTATGGGCCTTGAGGATCATGATGGGGATATGGACTTTAAGGTAGCTGGTACTCACGATGGTGTGACAGCTATGCAGATGGACATTAAGCTTGGTGGCGTAAAGGAGGAGATCCTCAAAGAGGCTCTGGCGCAAGCCAAAGAAGCAAGACTCCATATCCTTTCAATAATGGAGGAGGCTGAAAAAGAGATAGTCATCAATGAAGAGAACCTCCCTTCAAGCGAAACAATCTTTGTGCATCCAAGCAAGATAGTCGATATCATTGGTCAGGCTGGAAAAACTATCAAAGAGATAATTGAGAAATTTGAAGTTACTGTAGATATCGATAGAGAAAAAGGAAAAGTAAGAGTCACTGGTAAAAACAAACCAAAAGTTAAAGCTGCATGTGAGCATATTCAAAGTATCGCTAGCAAGCCAGCGCCTGAACCAGTAAAGTTTGAACCAGGCCAGATTCTCAAGGGGCGCATCAAACGTATCACAAACTTTGGAGCATTTGTGGAGCTTCCTGGTGGTGTAGATGGTCTTTTGCATATCTCAAAGCTCTCTAGCGGAAGGGTAGAGAAAGTTGAAGATGTTGTTCAAGAAGGAGATGAGGTAGAGGTAGAGATTCTTAGTCAAAAAGGACACAAAATCGAACTTGCACTCAAGCAAGTTATCAAAAATGCATAA
- a CDS encoding F0F1 ATP synthase subunit C — protein MKKLLLMLVAFAGFAFAGDGESMIQAYSVLAAGVGLGIAAAGGGIGMGHTAAATIAGTARNPGLGGKLMTTMFIALAMIEAQVIYTLVIALIALYANPFLG, from the coding sequence ATGAAAAAGCTTCTTCTTATGTTGGTTGCATTTGCAGGCTTTGCATTTGCAGGTGATGGAGAGAGTATGATTCAAGCATACAGCGTACTCGCAGCTGGTGTTGGTCTAGGTATTGCAGCAGCTGGTGGTGGTATCGGTATGGGACACACTGCAGCAGCTACAATTGCTGGTACTGCAAGAAACCCTGGACTTGGCGGAAAACTTATGACAACAATGTTCATCGCTCTTGCGATGATTGAAGCGCAAGTTATCTATACACTTGTTATTGCTCTTATAGCACTCTACGCAAACCCATTCTTGGGCTAA
- a CDS encoding TolC family protein, whose translation MLRIATSLLLLLTLAQASLCIKHSSQLQIHDDEAKIFKASYPHARIVKINGYYKFFSGPYKSAKQARVYLQKTQQYYPDAFIFHCKGTSSYKKQIPQIMHNTKIQHSIDESIDVPDFIEHIIQKYEKKSKETYTLTFEEFLDRFFKNDFSAKNAFYASKLAQVLALIDQDRYNWNIYANVALRYTKFIDYDLETNKEAIVDLGINIDKRVFDGGILSKDLIIDLQKRLAKVQYLSDKDKLSLLALNIYTQALVNQKLKKLYEEYYYKQKGIFEFIDERYKAGASSQVDQIDARNDLLSIKKTILKQLYDYLYSDYLLRNAIGLQTKKPLELSEFGFAVEEKDIDKIYHNAFKNSTALQKERLQSKIKQAIYTTKKNSFLPIIDFNAALFYEYKKDYSFNPTKNANGLNYFVGLNIKIPLYDSTNRSIYVQKAKIEAAMQKNITLQKVKDIAQQIHKSYNELQREYQELKIINEQLALMEQKMQLVKKRYTVGLSSYRQYSDALRNYLTLLQQKEILSISILQNQALLQILQGKHIFYGEN comes from the coding sequence ATGCTGCGAATTGCTACGAGTCTTCTTCTGCTCTTGACACTCGCACAAGCTAGCCTATGCATAAAACACTCTTCTCAATTACAGATTCACGACGATGAAGCAAAGATTTTCAAAGCTTCCTATCCCCATGCACGTATAGTAAAAATCAATGGTTACTACAAATTTTTCTCTGGGCCTTACAAAAGTGCAAAGCAAGCAAGAGTGTATTTGCAAAAAACTCAGCAATACTATCCTGATGCATTTATATTTCACTGCAAAGGTACCTCATCTTATAAAAAACAAATACCCCAAATTATGCACAATACGAAAATACAGCATAGTATTGATGAGAGCATAGATGTCCCAGATTTCATTGAGCATATCATTCAAAAGTACGAAAAAAAGAGTAAAGAAACATATACACTCACTTTTGAAGAGTTCCTTGATAGATTTTTCAAGAACGATTTTAGTGCGAAAAATGCATTTTATGCTTCAAAACTTGCTCAGGTGCTAGCTCTTATAGATCAAGATAGATACAATTGGAATATCTATGCAAATGTAGCACTGCGCTATACAAAATTTATCGATTATGATCTAGAAACAAACAAAGAAGCTATTGTAGATCTTGGTATCAATATCGATAAGAGAGTGTTTGATGGTGGGATTTTAAGTAAAGATCTCATTATAGATCTTCAGAAGCGTCTTGCAAAAGTCCAGTATCTCAGTGATAAAGATAAACTCTCTCTCTTAGCACTCAATATCTATACCCAAGCACTCGTTAATCAAAAACTCAAAAAGCTCTATGAAGAGTACTACTATAAGCAAAAAGGTATCTTTGAATTTATTGATGAGAGGTACAAAGCAGGAGCATCTTCGCAAGTAGACCAGATCGATGCACGCAATGATCTTCTCTCAATTAAAAAAACCATCCTCAAACAGCTCTATGACTATCTTTACAGCGACTATCTTTTGCGCAATGCAATAGGATTGCAAACCAAAAAGCCTCTTGAGCTGTCTGAGTTTGGATTTGCTGTGGAAGAGAAAGATATCGATAAAATCTATCACAATGCATTCAAAAATAGCACTGCTCTCCAAAAAGAGAGACTCCAAAGCAAGATAAAACAAGCAATCTATACGACGAAAAAAAACTCTTTTTTGCCCATAATCGATTTCAATGCAGCGCTATTCTATGAATATAAAAAGGATTACTCTTTCAATCCAACAAAAAATGCAAATGGCCTCAATTACTTCGTAGGGCTCAATATCAAGATACCGCTTTATGATAGTACAAACCGCTCTATTTATGTACAAAAAGCAAAGATAGAAGCAGCTATGCAAAAAAATATAACTTTACAAAAAGTTAAAGATATCGCCCAGCAGATACATAAAAGCTACAATGAATTGCAAAGAGAGTATCAAGAGCTTAAAATCATTAATGAACAGCTAGCATTGATGGAGCAAAAGATGCAGCTTGTCAAAAAGCGCTATACAGTTGGGCTCTCATCCTATCGTCAATACTCCGATGCTTTGCGCAATTATTTGACTCTTTTGCAGCAAAAAGAGATCCTCTCTATCTCCATTTTACAAAATCAAGCCCTCTTGCAGATTTTACAAGGTAAGCACATTTTTTATGGAGAGAATTAA
- the pelF gene encoding GT4 family glycosyltransferase PelF, producing the protein MERIKVVWTGEGTYPYATGGVSTWADILIRELRNIDFVLLPIMMHPYMQTKFSLPPNVVDIINVPLWGTEEPVEYIKNIEFSRIYQAKVRTQLQKDIDKIEPHFKKILAHIYRDEEDLEGLGQALLALHEYFSQYDYYEIFRSVELWNIYKEYVINHYEKSDKEPPTLFDLIEGLRYLFRFFITLLPELPQADIYHSSAAAFCGIPCIIAKQKYGSSFLLTEHGIYIREQYLFASRRHLPIRTKEFLLGLITTISKLNYYYADVVSPVCNYNKRWELKWGVEKQKIHTIYNGIDPLRFKKLDIPKEDRPTVVMVARIESLKDIETYIRTAKLVSRKFPDVIFKLYGPKVDEEYYQKCVNLVKELGVEKNFAFMGPTSDPARAYNEADVVMLTSISEAFPFVVIEAMACEKVVVSSDVGGTKEVLEGYGFIVKPKDYKGFAQYVQYLLEHPQVAQRMGKEARHVILEGFTTDDMVNNYWNMYKRLYKER; encoded by the coding sequence ATGGAGAGAATTAAAGTTGTTTGGACGGGTGAGGGTACGTATCCTTATGCTACAGGGGGTGTAAGTACCTGGGCTGATATCTTAATAAGAGAATTGCGCAATATTGACTTTGTGCTTTTGCCTATTATGATGCATCCTTATATGCAGACAAAGTTTTCTCTTCCTCCCAATGTCGTGGATATTATTAATGTCCCTCTCTGGGGGACTGAGGAGCCTGTTGAATACATCAAAAATATTGAATTTTCCCGCATCTATCAAGCAAAAGTGCGTACCCAATTGCAAAAAGATATTGATAAAATAGAGCCTCATTTCAAAAAAATATTAGCACATATTTATAGGGATGAAGAGGATCTAGAGGGCTTAGGGCAAGCCCTTTTGGCTTTGCATGAGTATTTTAGTCAATATGACTATTATGAAATATTTCGTAGTGTAGAGTTATGGAATATCTATAAAGAGTATGTGATAAACCACTATGAAAAAAGTGATAAAGAGCCTCCCACACTCTTTGATCTCATAGAGGGGTTGCGCTACCTCTTTCGATTTTTTATTACACTCTTGCCAGAACTGCCACAAGCAGATATCTATCACTCCTCTGCAGCTGCATTTTGCGGCATACCATGTATCATCGCAAAGCAAAAATATGGAAGCAGCTTTTTGCTCACTGAACACGGGATCTATATCAGAGAGCAGTATCTCTTTGCTTCTCGCAGACACCTTCCGATTCGCACCAAAGAATTTCTTCTTGGCCTCATCACCACTATCTCAAAACTCAACTACTACTATGCCGACGTTGTCTCACCTGTATGCAATTACAACAAGCGATGGGAACTCAAGTGGGGAGTAGAGAAGCAAAAGATCCATACTATATACAATGGCATCGATCCACTGCGATTTAAAAAGCTTGATATCCCTAAAGAGGATCGCCCAACTGTCGTGATGGTAGCCCGTATCGAGTCGCTCAAAGATATTGAGACATATATTCGTACTGCAAAACTCGTATCACGAAAATTTCCAGATGTGATTTTTAAACTCTATGGTCCTAAAGTAGATGAAGAGTATTATCAAAAGTGTGTCAATCTTGTAAAAGAGTTGGGTGTAGAGAAAAATTTTGCATTTATGGGGCCCACAAGTGATCCAGCCAGAGCCTACAATGAAGCAGATGTTGTGATGCTAACAAGTATATCTGAAGCTTTTCCATTTGTTGTTATTGAGGCAATGGCATGTGAAAAGGTAGTAGTCTCGAGTGATGTAGGTGGAACAAAAGAGGTGCTCGAAGGATATGGATTTATAGTAAAACCAAAAGATTACAAAGGATTTGCACAGTATGTGCAGTATCTATTGGAGCATCCGCAAGTTGCGCAGAGAATGGGAAAAGAGGCAAGACATGTAATCTTAGAAGGTTTTACGACCGATGATATGGTAAATAATTATTGGAATATGTACAAAAGACTATACAAAGAGAGATGA